ATCGCCGCCGATCGCACTTCGCAAGAGATCCTTCGTACGAGCGATGTGCCGTCGCAGCAGATCGGAAGCGGCTTGAATATTGCCGTCGTGCAGATCAGCCAGGATCTGGCGGTGCTCTTGAATCACGCCGATCTCTTTCTGCACTCGGACGTCGTCCGGAACCGGCGCTAAAAAATAAATATGCTGCGCCGAATGAGAGAACATTTTGACCAGAATCTCGTTTTCCGAGAGTTCCAGCAACTTCTGATGAAAGAGGAAGTCCGACTCGCAAAACCCCATGGTCAATCCAGAGTGATGCAAGTCTTCCATCGTGTCACAGATCTTATGCAGCGGGGCTAAGTCTTTTCGCGCTGCGCCGGGAGCAAAGGAGATGTCGATCGCGCCGAGTTCCAGGACGATCCGCGCGTCGATCAATTCCTCATACCGAATCTCTTCGAGCGTCGGCACAAAAAAGCCGCCTGTCGTCCGCCGCGTTAATAGTCCGTCATGCGCCAGCAGGGCCATCGCTTCGCGCAAAGCGGCTCTTTGGGCGCCTAGCCGCTGCGACCACTCCACTTCGGCCAGACGACTCCCCACAGGGATCTGGCCACACACCAGCATCTTGCGCAGCGCGGAATAGCACTTTCCGCTCGCGTTCATCAAAACAGGTTGGTCGAGTCGCTTTTCAGTAATCATGTTTATCACTCTACTACGCTATGAGTACAAAAACAAGCCTTTTTTGAACTCACGCAAAAATTCCAATCGGTTTCAATAATTTCTGACACAAACGACCGACGATGCGAAGAAGTCCCTAGAAATCACCTAAAATCAAGGACAATCAGCGAACTTCATTGATCCCCAACGAAACCCAAGCCGCCTGGGCGGCTTGGTGACCACCCAGAAATGAGTACATTATCTGCTTGATTTTGTGCATCAGAATGTGCTAACCTTAAAAGCGTCTTAAATTGGGATTTTCATTTTCTCATGGGCGCCTGATCTTCACTCTTCTTCTGGGACGTTCTGTATGCTCAAGCAATTTCCTCTGTTCGGCCTGGTATTGCTCGTTGTCTTGGGAGCATTCTCCTCGGGCGGATGTACGCAAGAAGCAGGACTCGAGCGACGGATTGTCGCCGGTCATGTCACCTATCAAGGCAAACCGATCCCAGCGGGAGAGATTCGCTTTGTCCCCATGAGCAAAGGCCCCGTTTCCGCCGCATTGATTCGCAACGGCGATTACGAGGTAACGCATCGCGGTGGGGTCATGCTGGGCAACGCCAAGGTAGAAATCGTCGTCACCTCCGCTGCAGCGCCGGTCAGCATGGAAGAACTCGACAGCCTGGGGACGACGCGAAACTCCATCGTCATCCCGAAGCAATACAGCACGGAGTCAAAATTGCAGGTCGACGTTCAACAAGGAGAAGGAAAGCAGACGCTCGACTTTGATTTGACCCAAAAATCCGCCGCCGCAGCCCCAGCCTCCCATAGCCCGGCGGTCAGACTATCGCACCTCTGCTAATCCGCAACTGCCTGCGACCGGCGGTCGCTGCGTTGAATCTCTACCGGACGCGACAATCCCGTTCTACGAAAGCCCAAGCATGCAATTAACGTCCGTCGTCACTCCGCTCTCGGACGAAAACCTGGCCCGCGTAGCGCAGCTGGGCGTGACGAACGTTGCGATCCGTTACCCAGGCCCGCGCCAAAAGGACCTATTGGCGATCCAAGCGCGTCTAAGCCGCTTTGGCCTGAAGATCGCCGCCATCGAAGG
The nucleotide sequence above comes from Blastopirellula sp. J2-11. Encoded proteins:
- a CDS encoding GntR family transcriptional regulator, with protein sequence MITEKRLDQPVLMNASGKCYSALRKMLVCGQIPVGSRLAEVEWSQRLGAQRAALREAMALLAHDGLLTRRTTGGFFVPTLEEIRYEELIDARIVLELGAIDISFAPGAARKDLAPLHKICDTMEDLHHSGLTMGFCESDFLFHQKLLELSENEILVKMFSHSAQHIYFLAPVPDDVRVQKEIGVIQEHRQILADLHDGNIQAASDLLRRHIARTKDLLRSAIGGDPHD